A single Vigna radiata var. radiata cultivar VC1973A chromosome 8, Vradiata_ver6, whole genome shotgun sequence DNA region contains:
- the LOC106770412 gene encoding uncharacterized protein LOC106770412, whose protein sequence is MIDQFDSITHPFIVDVVDVVANGHCGYRCIAALLGLGEDSWPVIRNDLYKELGNWRDEYGRLVGGTDVVDKLKQSLLVEPQSTGNMNKWMTLPDIGYAIANRYNVILVKLQEGCPLPMVTIISSTHCYPQARAWSSMYTSRMQKFSKKYGVIQFDPLVLVGLEQCAENVSLLFGNLLNCSEDNKPSLEIQHLETPS, encoded by the exons atgaTAGACCAGTTTGATTCTATTACTCACCCCTTCATTGTGGACGTTGTTGATGTTGTGGCTAATGGTCACTGTGGATATAGATGCATTGCTGCGTTGTTGGGACTCGGAGAAGATTCATGGCCCGTTATTAGAAATGATTTGTACAAAGAACTCGGTAATTGGCGTGATGAATACGGAAGACTAGTAGGAGGCACTGATGTAGTAGACAAACTAAAACAATCTTTGTTGGTGGAGCCACAGTCGACG GGTAACATGAACAAGTGGATGACATTACCAGACATTGGTTATGCAATTGCTAACCGCTATAATGTCATTTTA GTTAAGCTACAGGAAGGTTGTCCTTTGCCCATGGTGACTATCATCTCCTCAACCCACTGTTATCCTCAGGCACGAGCGTGGTCATCTATGTATACTAGTAGGAT GCAAAAGTTTTCAAAGAAGTATGGTGTTATACAATTTGATCCCTTAGTCCTAGTTGGGCTTGAACAATGT GCAGAAAATGTTTCGTTGCTTTTTGGAAATTTGTTGAATTGTTCCGAAGACAACAAACCGTCGTTGGAGATACAACACTTGGAAACTCCAAGCTAA